A region of Gammaproteobacteria bacterium DNA encodes the following proteins:
- a CDS encoding aspartate carbamoyltransferase, which translates to MTLFTGQHILSVAQFTPEHIDVLFNTADRLLPYARRERVTNVLEGAILNSLFFEPSTRTRVSFGCAFNLLGGHVRETTEIKTSSLAKGESLYDTAKVLSGYSDIMVMRHPMEGSVQEFAQASRVPVINGGDGSNEHPSQALLDLYTIRNELARHGAKIHGMRIAMVGDLAHGRTVHSLSRLLSLYRNITFVFISPKALCMPIEIVQRLIEAGHEVIETESLEEGLADVDIVYQTRIQEERFPSQLEAEKYKGAYRINRFVYSQFCQPTTVIMHPMPRDARPNANELDADLNEHPNLAIFRQADNGVVIRMALFAEILGVADQVESKSRPVNWYTGKRF; encoded by the coding sequence ATGACGCTATTTACTGGACAACATATTCTGAGCGTCGCTCAATTTACCCCTGAACATATTGATGTCCTGTTTAACACCGCTGACAGACTCCTTCCTTATGCGCGTCGTGAACGCGTCACCAATGTGCTAGAGGGTGCCATTCTTAACAGCCTTTTTTTTGAACCAAGCACACGAACGCGCGTGAGCTTTGGCTGCGCCTTTAATTTGCTTGGAGGCCATGTCCGTGAAACCACAGAAATAAAAACTTCAAGCCTAGCCAAGGGTGAGAGCCTGTACGATACGGCGAAAGTGCTGTCTGGCTACAGCGATATCATGGTGATGCGTCATCCTATGGAAGGTTCGGTTCAGGAATTCGCACAGGCCTCACGGGTGCCGGTCATCAACGGTGGTGACGGTTCCAATGAACATCCAAGCCAAGCACTGCTCGATCTGTACACCATTCGGAATGAACTGGCGCGTCATGGCGCCAAAATCCACGGTATGCGCATCGCAATGGTGGGCGATTTGGCGCATGGTCGAACCGTACATTCGCTGAGCCGTTTGCTCAGTCTCTATCGAAATATCACTTTTGTGTTTATTTCTCCAAAAGCGTTGTGTATGCCGATCGAAATCGTCCAGCGGCTTATCGAAGCCGGACATGAAGTGATTGAGACAGAATCTCTGGAAGAAGGGCTGGCCGACGTCGATATCGTCTATCAGACACGAATTCAGGAAGAACGGTTCCCAAGCCAATTGGAAGCCGAAAAATACAAAGGTGCTTACCGTATCAATCGATTCGTCTACTCGCAGTTTTGTCAACCGACGACTGTGATCATGCACCCAATGCCTAGAGATGCTCGACCTAACGCAAATGAGCTTGATGCGGATTTGAATGAGCATCCTAATTTGGCCATCTTCCGGCAAGCAGACAATGGCGTCGTCATTCGCATGGCGTTATTTGCTGAAATTCTGGGTGTGGCCGATCAGGTCGAGTCTAAATCGCGGCCAGTGAATTGGTACACAGGCAAACGTTTTTAA
- the hemL gene encoding glutamate-1-semialdehyde-2,1-aminomutase: MSRSQTLFEAARQVIPGGVNSPVRAFGAVGGTPIFIQRAEGPYLYDEDGRRYIDYVGSWGPMIVGHNHPKVREAVIEAAENGLSFGAPTALEVEMANTLQRLVPSIEKVRMVNSGTEATMSAIRLARGYTGRNDIIKFEGCYHGHADSLLVKAGSGALTFGQPNSPGIPEAFARHTLVARYNDLDSVEALLKSRGDQVAAIIVEPVAGNMNCIPPTPEFLPGLRQLCDQYGALLIFDEVMTGFRVGLGGAQSRYGVMPDLTTLGKIVGGGMPVGAFGGRADIMAQLAPEGPVYQAGTLSGNPVAMAAGLAMLQLVQAPGFYEKLEARCAELLLGLRTAANRVGIDLHTTQVGGMFGLFFVQSGFTGRMQYYEQVTQCRTEMFSRFFHFMLEQGVYLAPSAFEAGFVSSEHDADIIGATIEAAEKAFHRLRKETE; this comes from the coding sequence ATGAGTCGCTCACAAACGCTTTTCGAAGCCGCACGCCAAGTGATTCCAGGGGGCGTCAACTCGCCGGTACGTGCTTTTGGTGCCGTCGGAGGCACGCCTATCTTTATTCAACGTGCCGAAGGGCCTTATCTTTACGACGAAGACGGTCGTCGCTATATCGACTATGTTGGCTCATGGGGCCCGATGATTGTTGGTCATAATCATCCTAAAGTGCGTGAGGCGGTCATCGAAGCGGCCGAAAACGGCTTGAGCTTCGGCGCACCTACCGCGTTGGAAGTGGAAATGGCGAACACTTTACAAAGGCTTGTGCCATCCATTGAAAAAGTTCGCATGGTCAACAGTGGTACAGAAGCCACGATGAGCGCCATTCGGCTAGCGAGAGGCTATACCGGCCGAAATGACATCATCAAATTTGAGGGTTGCTATCACGGCCATGCCGACAGCCTGTTGGTGAAGGCCGGCTCCGGGGCCTTGACCTTCGGTCAGCCCAACTCCCCCGGCATTCCGGAAGCCTTCGCCCGCCACACGCTGGTGGCTCGCTACAACGATCTGGACTCTGTTGAAGCCCTACTCAAATCGCGAGGCGATCAGGTGGCCGCCATCATTGTCGAGCCGGTCGCTGGCAACATGAACTGCATCCCGCCGACACCTGAATTTTTGCCGGGCTTGCGACAGTTATGTGATCAATACGGTGCGCTGCTCATCTTCGACGAAGTGATGACTGGGTTTCGCGTCGGCCTAGGCGGGGCTCAATCACGCTACGGCGTGATGCCCGATCTCACCACGCTTGGAAAAATCGTTGGCGGTGGCATGCCGGTTGGCGCTTTTGGTGGACGGGCCGATATTATGGCCCAGTTGGCCCCCGAAGGGCCGGTGTACCAAGCGGGGACTCTCTCTGGCAATCCGGTTGCGATGGCGGCCGGGCTTGCCATGCTGCAACTCGTTCAAGCGCCTGGCTTTTATGAGAAGCTCGAAGCTCGCTGCGCTGAGCTACTGCTCGGTCTGAGAACCGCTGCCAATCGCGTGGGCATTGATCTGCACACCACACAAGTCGGTGGTATGTTCGGGCTCTTCTTTGTCCAGTCTGGGTTTACCGGTCGAATGCAGTATTATGAGCAAGTCACACAGTGTCGAACAGAAATGTTTTCCCGCTTCTTTCATTTCATGCTCGAACAAGGGGTTTATTTAGCACCATCGGCTTTTGAAGCAGGCTTTGTTTCTTCCGAACATGACGCTGACATCATTGGTGCTACAATTGAAGCAGCTGAAAAAGCATTTCATCGCCTTCGTAAGGAGACCGAGTAA